Within Pseudomonadota bacterium, the genomic segment GCTTGATATTTATTTTATTATCTTTTGGGGCTTTAAGAGCTGAAGCGCAATGGCCTCATGTTGTTTCTTCCAGGGATGGTACTTCTATTTCTTATGAGATGTATGGCGCTGGCGAACCGGTTCTTGTGTTCGTTCATGGTTGGAGTTGCGATGCCCGCTACTGGCTTGAACAGCTGTCATATTTTTCTAAAAAATATCGTGTTGTAGTGCTTGATCTTGCCGGTCATGGTCAATCAGGTTTTACGCGTTCACAGTATAGCATGAAGGCTTTCGGAGAAGATGTTTGTGCGGTTGCAGAGACAACCGGCAGTAGTAGAATTATTCTGATAGGGCATTCTATGGGCGGTCCGGTTATTGCTGAAGCTGCCAGGCTAATGCCGAACCGTGTTATTGGATTAATTGGCATAGATACTTTTGAAAACATAGAATATCCGATGACCCCAAAAGAGCTTGAGCAGATGATAGCGCCTCTGGAAAAAGATTTTTCAGCAGGATGCCGGGAATTTGTTAAGAATATGATTTCTCCTCAAACTGATCCTGTGCTTCGTGATTGGATTCTTTCGGATATGTCAGCTGCTCCACCTGCGGTTGCCTTAAATGCTATGAAGGAGATGATGTCACAATTTATTACAGGGGAAGCGGCTAAAATATTTGATGAGATTCGTATACCTGTTGTTACTGTGAATGCGGATTTATGGCCCGTAAATTATGAAGCAAACCGGAGGCATATGTTTTCATTCGATGCAATTGTTTTAAAAGAAGCGGATCATTTTTTAATGATGGGTCGTGTAAAAGATTTTAACAATGCGTTGGATAAAGCAATAGATATGATTTTGCAAAAAAAGGTTGATTGATATTTTCAAGTTAACAAATATCAGATAAACTGTTTGTTACTATCTTATATTCATAAAAGCAAACAACCTACCCGGAGGATAAAACTATGAGCACAGAAAGATTTGTTGTCATCGGAGGCAATGCTGCCGGGATGACGGCAGCAGTAAAAGCCAGACGTTTAAATAAGAATCTTGAAATTATTGTGTTTGAAAAAAGTCCTCATATATCATACGGCACCTGAGGTATTCCATATTTTATCGGCAGGTTGGTCGATAGTATTGAAAAACTGAAAGGACAAACCGTATCAGAGTTTAAGAAAAATAATGACGTAGATGTGAAATTATTTCACGAAGTAAAAGAAATCGATCTCAAAAAGGGCAAATTACTAGTTCAGGAAAAAGATAATTTAAAAGACCGTTGGGAATCCTTTGATAAACTGATGATATCAACAGGTGCTGTTCCGATTAAACCTCCTGTTGAAGGAATAGATGCAAAAGGAATATTTGGGGTAAACAATCTTGAAAGCGGACTGGCTTTAAAAGATTATATTGAAAAAAATAAGCCTAAAAAAGCTGTAGTTATAGGTGGCGGCTACATCGGGCTTGAAATGGCTGAAAATCTGCTTTTGCTGGGAATGAAAGTCAGTCTCATAGAAAGAGCTTCTGAAGTTATGCTGACTTTAGATACTGACATGGGAGCACTTGTTTCAGATGCTTTGATTGAAGCAGGTGTTAAGCTTTATAGAAACGAAAGCCTTACGGCCTTTGAAATCAACAAAGGCTATGTTCACTCGGTAGTAACCGACAAAAGGACATTTGAGGCCGACCTTGTTATACTTGGTATGGGCGTAAAACCGAATACTTTACTTGTTAAAGATACGGGAATAAAAATTGGAATAACAGGAGCCATTGAGGTTGACACTGCAATGCATACAACGGCTGACAATGTTTGGGCCGGAGGTGATTGCGCCGAATCTTTTCATCTGATCAGCAAAAAGCCAGTAAATATTGCTTTAGGTACCGTGGCAAACAGGCATGGCCGGGTGGTTGGGACTAATGTGGCCGGAGGAAATGCTGCTTTTACCGGCCTGGTAGGTACTGCTGTTACAAAAATAGGTAAGGTCGAAGTTGCACGAACCGGTCTTGCCGAAAAAGAGATTCAGCAAATCGGGATGGAATATATTACATCTGTTACAAAAAGCATGACCCGCGCGGATTATTATCCGAATGCAGGTCCTATCTCGGTTAAAATACTTGCTGAAAAGAAAAGCGGTAAGCTTTTGGGTGCCCAGATAGTTGGAGAAGCCGGTTCCGCTAAACGTATTGATATACTTGCAACGGCACTGCACGCTGGTTTAACGGTTGAAGAAATATCCGATCTTGATTTAAGCTACGCTCCTCCAATTTCTCCCCTGTGGGATCCTGTAGTTATTGCCGCACGCATTGCAATGAAAAAGTTGAGTGGATAACATTTGAAAAATTTCTGATAATTACATAAACTTCTATTTTGGTGCAAATGAAAAAATACAGATATCTGCTATTTTCAACGTCAATCGCGTTATGTTTTTTCGGGATATTTTTTACGCTTATCCGGATGTTTTATTATAAGGCTACTCCGACCTTAAATGAGTATATATATACGGATTAGAGCCAACGGTAATCAATAAGCATGTATGGAATGTCAGAGTCTTTTATCTTTTTGATCCTGAAGGACACCGCATAGAAATATGGCAATCCTTCAATATTTAAAATCTGAATGCATTCATTGGGAACAATAACGACAAATATAGCTTCTATAATTTAATTGCATTAAACATTAAACAAATGAAATAAAATGGGCTATTTCTTCCAACAATTCGATCCTGTTACACAGGCATTTATTGCCACACTTTTTACTTGGGGTGTCACTGCTGCCGGGGCTTCAATTGTATTATTTACAAAAGCTGTAAACCAAAAGCTTATGGACTCAATGCTTGGCTTTGCTGCAGGCGTTATGATTGCCGCAAGCTTCTGGTCTCTTCTCGCACCAGGCATAGTAATGGCGGAACAGTTGGGGCACACTCCATGGTTGACGGCAGTCATCGGATTTATGGGTGGCGGAATTTTTATGAGACTGACCGATAAATTTCTGCCTCATCTTCATCCTGGCCTCAGTATTGACAAAAAAGAAGGGGTAAAAACCTCATGGCAACGAAGCACACTTCTGGTACTTGCCATAACTCTCCACAATATACCTGAGGGCTTAGCAGTAGGTGTTGCATTTGGAGCTGCTGCAGCTAATCTTCCTTCCGCCACAATCGGGGGAGCAATTGCTTTGGCAATCGGGATTGGAATTCAAAACTTTCCAGAAGGGACCGCTGTATCAGTGCCATTAAGAAGAGAAGGGATGACTAAGGGCAAAAGTTTTTTCATGGGACAAGCTTCTGGCATAGTGGAACCGATTTCCGGAGTAATCGGAGCAATATTTGTTCTGAAAATGCAAAACATTCTTCCATACGCACTCTGCTTTGCAGCAGGAGCCATGATTTTTGTAGTAGTGGAAGAACTGATTCCGGAATCTCAAAGAAACTATGCAAACATAGATCTGGTAACAATGGCAACAATGGCCGGTTTTTCAGTAATGATGATTCTTGATGTGGCTTTGGGGTAAGCTATTTGAGCCACACCACCTTGTAAAGGTCTTTGCGCCGATTTTCAAGATTTCGCACACTCCCCTGCTGCCGTAATTCTTTGAGTAAATCAAGATCCAAATCAACCATAAGAGTCATTTCGGTGTTGGGTGTCGCTTCTGCTGCAATAGCATCGTGCGGAAAAGCAAAATCCGATGGTGTGAATACAGCCGACTGAGAATATTGAATGTCCATGTTTTCAACTTTCGGCAGATTACCAACACTTCCTGATATCGCCACATAACATTCATTTTCAATGGCACGGGCCTGAGCACATCGCCGAACCCTGAGATATGCATTTTGGGTATCTGTAAGGTACGGAACGAATAAAAATGTCATGCCCTTATCCGCCAGATACCGCGCCAACTCGGGGAACTCGACATCATAGCAGATGAGAATGCCGATTTTGCCTATATCGGTATCAAATATCCGGACTTCATCGCCCCCCTTCAATCCCCAATATTTTTCTTCGTCCGGCGTAATATGCAACTTGTACTGCGCCTCCCACGTACCGTCTCTACGGCATAAAAAGGATACATTGTACAAAAACTCATTTTTTAGTTGAGGAACACTGCCTGCGACTATGTTGATGTTGTAAGTAATAGCCATATTGACAAATGCCGCCCGAATATCATCGGTATATTCCGCAAGGGATCGCATGGCTTCAGCCGGATTTTCCTGATTGAAATTTGTTAACAGTGGCGCGTTCATAAGCTCCGGAAACAAAACAAGATCCGAATTATAGCCTGCAACCGCATCCACAAAAAATTCAGCTTGCTGCAAAAACTCATCCAAATCATTAAAAGGGCGCATCTGCCATTGGACAACCCCTATGCGCGGATAGGATTTTCGTCCGCCGAATAATTTTTGCTTTTTTTCATAATAGATATTGTTCCATTCCATCAATACCCCATATGCCTGGGACTGGGTATCTTCAGGTATATAATTTTTTATTATCTTTTTTATGTGAAAATCGTTTGAAAGCTGAAATGACAATACAGGGTCATAGATTTCATTGGCCTTGACTTTTTGAATATATTCGGAAGGAGACATAGCATCCGAGTGTTCACCATAACCGGGGATTCGTCCGCCAAAAATAATGCATTTCAAATTCAATTTTTCGCATAATTCCTTACGGGCATCATATAAACGCCTTCCGATGCGCAAACCACGGTAATCCGGGTCAACAAAAATGTCGACACCATACACTGCGTTTCCATCAGGATCGTGGCCTGTCATTTTGCCACCGCTAACAACATCCTCATAGCTGTGCCGGCTCTCAAACTCTTCCGCATTTACAAGAATAGAAAGAGCAGCAGCTACAACAGCACCTTTATCTTCGATACAAATTTGCCCTTCAGGAAAATTATCGATTAATGCGTTGTATTCATCCTCCTGCCAGGCACCACCCATTCCTGAATATACTTTATCCATTATTCGTTTGATGTGAGGGTAATCGTGGCGGGTTAACCCGCGCAATATTAATTTATACTCAGCTTGATCAATTTCATTCATACTTGCTCCGTATATTTGCTTTTGATTTTTTAACTATGCTTTAAGATTAAACCATAGTTGTTGTGAATGCAAATCCCATGTTATATGAATTTCTAAACATTGCACACATTATGGCAATTGTTGTAAATTCGATCGCACTGTCAACATCGTCAGTGTAATCGCATTTGGATTTAATATAACCACCCCACCCTAATAAAGAAATTCAAATGAATTACATCATAAAGGGAGCGCAGCTTTAATTCCCCCTTAATAAAGGGGGTTGTTTCGTCTTTTACCCTGTAAACATCGTTCTCCAATCTTGACATTACCTTCAAATACGGTAATATCATTTTTAAAAAATATAACCGGAGGTATTAAAGTGTATTCGAGAATACTGATTCTCAGATTTCCTGAAACTGAAGTGCAAAAACCATTAGTGTGTTCTCTTGTTAAAAATTATGATCTTATGTTTAATATCTTAAATGCAACTATTCTTCCGAAAAAAGAAGGAATCATGGTTCTTGAGCTTTTCGGTTCAAGAAAAAATTTTAATGAGGGAGTCAAATACTTAAAAGACCAGGGAGTAAAAGTACAAAACGCTTCCCAGGAAATAAAACGGGATAATGAAAAATGCACCCATTGCGGAGCATGCACCGCAGTATGCCCCACCGGTGCCCTTTCTATTCAGCGCCCTGAAATGATCATAGTGTATGATCAGAGCAAATGCAGTGTTTGTGAGCTCTGCGTCCCGGCCTGCCCACCACGCGCAATGAAAATGCGCCCTGTAGATAATAATTTTTTTTGAATGCAAAAAAAAGCTGCTATTGCCTTAAGCGGCGGAGTTGATTCGCTTTTTGCAGCATATCTTCTGAAAGAACAAGGATATGATGTTACAGGAATACATTTTACAACCGGTTATGAATATAGCGACAATTCTGATACAAGTAAAAACATAACTTATCATCGTAAAATAGAAGATCTTGGAAAACAGATCGGCATCAAAATTGAATTCATTGACTGTAGCAAAGAATTTAAAAAAAATGTTATAAACTATTTTACACAGACTTATAAAGCCGGAAAAACTCCCAACCCATGCCTGGTATGCAACCCGTTAATTAAATTTAAAACGGTTCTTAAGTTTGCCCAAAAACTCGGATGCACATCTCTTGCTACAGGACACTATGCCGGTAAAATTTTAGGAAAAGACGGCCTGTTTCATCTTTTAAAAGGAAAAGATACAAGAAAAGATCAGTCTTATTTTCTTTCTTTTCTTAGTCAAGAACAGCTTTCATGCGCATTGTTTCCTTTATATGAATTTACCAAAAAAGAAGTAATCAGACTATCGGAAGAAAAAGGATTACACCCTGTTGTCCAAAAAGAAAGCCAGGACATATGCTTTATCAAAGACAATGACTACGGGAGTTTTCTTGTAAAAGAGACAGGGTTTGAACCCCAGTGCGGGATAATTGTTGATTCAAGCGGAAAAACAATAGGAAGCCATAAGGGAATTCATCTGTTTACTATAGGACAAAGGCGTGGGATTAACTGCCCTGCTCCAAATCCTTATTATGTTCTTGGCATAGATACCGATTCCAACCGTGTAGTAGTCGGATCAAAAAATGATCTTTTAAAAACCCATTGTAAAATAGCAAACATAAACTGGATAGCAAAATCATTTTCATCTTCGGTTAAAGTTCATACACGAATAAGATACCGTAATAAAGCGGTTCCATCCACACTTTTTCCGGAAGCGGATAATTGTGCAACTATAGAATTTGAAACTTCACAATCTGCGGTAACTCCCGGACAAGGCGCAGTTTTTTATATCGGGGATGAAGTTATAGGCGGAGGTTTTATCGAAAATGCCTAAATTTGTCACCACCACTCTTGGTTGCAAAGTAAATCAATGTGAATCCGAATATATTTCAAAAGGCCTTTCCTTATCCGGTTGGTCATCGGCAGAAGATGGCGCTAAACCTGATGTATGCATAATAAATACCTGTACCGTAACCGCAAAAGCTTCCATGCAGTCAAGACAGGCCATAAGAAAGGCGATACGTTTACATCCTGAAGCAAAAATTATTGTAACCGGCTGTTATGCCCAAACAGAACCTGATGAGTTAAATAAAATAAAAGGCGTTCATCATATTATCGGACAAAAGGAAAAACATAAAATCATTTCTGTAGCAAACAGCTTTTTTTCCGATACCTCCCCTGCCCTGTTTAAAGAAAATCTGATTGACAATAAGGGATTTATGCAGCTTCCCGCTCTTCATTCCGAAAGCAGGACAAGGGTTTTTCTTAAAATACAGGATGGCTGTGAAGCTTTCTGCTCGTATTGTATAGTTCCTTATACACGAGGCAAAAGCCGCAGCATGCCTATAGAAACCGTGATTGAAAGTATAAAAAATATTAAAAAAGCAGGGCACCGTGAAGTAGTACTTTCAGGAATTCATATCGGAAAATACGGTCTTGATCTGTCTCCGAAAACTTCTTTGCTTGAATTGCTTACATTATTAGACTCTTTAAAAATAATTGATCGTATTCGCATAAGTTCGATAGAACCTAATGAACTTGTTTCTGAAATCATCAAGCTTTCCGCAAAATCTGACATTATCTGCCCCCATTTTCATATTCCGCTTCAAAGCGGAGATAATGAAATACTTAATAAAATGCGAAGGCCCTATACTCGTGAATTCTTTAAAGACCTTATAACAAAGATAAATGACCATATGCCGAATGCTGCAATAGGTGTAGATATTCTTGCAGGGTTTCCCGGTGAGACAGATGAAGCTTTTGAAAATACATATTCCCTTATTCAGGAACTGCCGGTAACTTATCTTCATGTTTTTCCTTTTTCACCTCGCAAAAATACTGTTGCAGAGAATCTGCCCGGAAAGGTTTCTTCAGATATTGTAAAGGCAAGATGCGCTAGTATACGAAAACTTGGCAATTTAAAAAAAGCAAGTTTTTATAAAAAAGCAATAGGGACAGATCTTGATGTATTAATAGAAGAAAAAAGAGACCCGAAAACCAACCTGCTTAAAGGACTGTCCTCAAATTACATACCCGTACTTATAAGCGGTGATGACCGTTTAAAAAATACGATAGTAAAAGTAAACATCAAAAAAGCTTTTGGAAATTATGTTGAAGGATCAATTTTGAGCACATAATTACGATACCACTCCCAACGGACATTGTAAAAGAGCTTGTTTTGAACATCTGATTGACGACCCATCCTAAGCTTATATCCGTAATAATTTGTATTATTATTTTTAACAGAAGTATATTTAACTTTCAAGCAGTAATATAAATAAAGTGGCTCTGAAGTGTATTATTTATTAAATCGTCGTTTGAGCCCGGCCAAAGAGAATATGCCTGATCCAAGAAGAAGCATGGTAGCCGGTGCGGGAACAGCACTACTACTTCCAGAATTATAAGTAATATCATCAATACATACGTGAGCGTTATTACCACCGGCCCCCGAAAAAATCTCTATTTTGTCAATATTATCCCATTCGGTCGTGTCATGAACCGACGAAAAGTCAACAAAGTATTTAAAACTATGAATGCTATCATTGATTTGAGATGTACTCGCAACTACAGAACCTTCCAAGTAACCTAAAATAGTAATTGTGTAATGATCGGCATCCGTGTTAACAAATAAGCTGTCCAAGGAAAATGCGGTTGAAGTTGATATTACAACAGGATTGAAATATTTTGAATTAATGGAATAACTGCCATTGGTGCCATCCCACCTATAGTTTCCGTCATCAATGGCCGGTTTCGCATAAGAATCGGCCGTAAAATTAAAACCATGGTATGGATTGGTAAAAGAGATGCTGTTCAAATCTTCAAAATCCAAAACATCCGCAAAAGCAAACCCGGTGCCAAATAATAAAAAAGCAACGACAGTAAACAACATAATTAATCTTTTCATATTTTACTCCTCTCTAATGGTTTCAATATCCGATAAATAATATTTAATTACTTAAAATTCACATAGAATAATAAATCACATAATCGCTACAGGCGATTTCGCCTCTATAGGTCAAAATTATCCTTTACTAAGCAATATTCGTTCCATTCTTATATCTATTTGATTTTAAAAAGATTGCTTTCAGCCAAATTATTTACTGGGAACAAAGTGTAAAGATATCCGACAATATTTATTGATTTGGAGGCTTCCGAAGGAATGCAATATAGCTTAAATACACTGCCACAAAGCTTTTAAGACAAAATTCGAAGATTGTAAAATATCCCGACAGTTTTAAATAAAACCAAGAAAGATATCCTCATCAAAAAGTTACCCCGGTAAACTATGAATCGTGACCTATGGCAGGCAACATTATCCATAAAATTTAGAATTAATTGATATAACTGGAATAATATTTAGTATTCTTCGAACAGGCCTTCGCTAAAATTACGATAAACGATGTTTTCCGAAAAGAAAGCCCAATAACCGTAAAAAATCCTTTATAGTTTCTCTTTATGCCACAATAGTCATAATTACAGATGTTTATCATATATTTTCTCACATCTCAAGAGACATTATAGCAAAATGTCGGATTTCTTTACAATCCGCCCTTCTGTAAATATATGACAAAAGTACGGCTATAAAAAATATTGGTAGTATTAGGTACTAAACTATTAAACTTGATTAATGCTGGCTGATATGTTCGATAGAGTTTTATGCTAGGAAGAATCTTATTTATTGGAACTGGTGCGCTACATCCATCTAAACACTCTAAGGGCCGGGCTTGTTCCTGATTTAACAACGTTGCACAATTATCC encodes:
- a CDS encoding PEP-CTERM sorting domain-containing protein, whose translation is MKRLIMLFTVVAFLLFGTGFAFADVLDFEDLNSISFTNPYHGFNFTADSYAKPAIDDGNYRWDGTNGSYSINSKYFNPVVISTSTAFSLDSLFVNTDADHYTITILGYLEGSVVASTSQINDSIHSFKYFVDFSSVHDTTEWDNIDKIEIFSGAGGNNAHVCIDDITYNSGSSSAVPAPATMLLLGSGIFSLAGLKRRFNK
- the mtaB gene encoding tRNA (N(6)-L-threonylcarbamoyladenosine(37)-C(2))-methylthiotransferase MtaB gives rise to the protein MPKFVTTTLGCKVNQCESEYISKGLSLSGWSSAEDGAKPDVCIINTCTVTAKASMQSRQAIRKAIRLHPEAKIIVTGCYAQTEPDELNKIKGVHHIIGQKEKHKIISVANSFFSDTSPALFKENLIDNKGFMQLPALHSESRTRVFLKIQDGCEAFCSYCIVPYTRGKSRSMPIETVIESIKNIKKAGHREVVLSGIHIGKYGLDLSPKTSLLELLTLLDSLKIIDRIRISSIEPNELVSEIIKLSAKSDIICPHFHIPLQSGDNEILNKMRRPYTREFFKDLITKINDHMPNAAIGVDILAGFPGETDEAFENTYSLIQELPVTYLHVFPFSPRKNTVAENLPGKVSSDIVKARCASIRKLGNLKKASFYKKAIGTDLDVLIEEKRDPKTNLLKGLSSNYIPVLISGDDRLKNTIVKVNIKKAFGNYVEGSILST
- a CDS encoding bifunctional GNAT family N-acetyltransferase/carbon-nitrogen hydrolase family protein; the protein is MNEIDQAEYKLILRGLTRHDYPHIKRIMDKVYSGMGGAWQEDEYNALIDNFPEGQICIEDKGAVVAAALSILVNAEEFESRHSYEDVVSGGKMTGHDPDGNAVYGVDIFVDPDYRGLRIGRRLYDARKELCEKLNLKCIIFGGRIPGYGEHSDAMSPSEYIQKVKANEIYDPVLSFQLSNDFHIKKIIKNYIPEDTQSQAYGVLMEWNNIYYEKKQKLFGGRKSYPRIGVVQWQMRPFNDLDEFLQQAEFFVDAVAGYNSDLVLFPELMNAPLLTNFNQENPAEAMRSLAEYTDDIRAAFVNMAITYNINIVAGSVPQLKNEFLYNVSFLCRRDGTWEAQYKLHITPDEEKYWGLKGGDEVRIFDTDIGKIGILICYDVEFPELARYLADKGMTFLFVPYLTDTQNAYLRVRRCAQARAIENECYVAISGSVGNLPKVENMDIQYSQSAVFTPSDFAFPHDAIAAEATPNTEMTLMVDLDLDLLKELRQQGSVRNLENRRKDLYKVVWLK
- a CDS encoding ZIP family metal transporter, which produces MGYFFQQFDPVTQAFIATLFTWGVTAAGASIVLFTKAVNQKLMDSMLGFAAGVMIAASFWSLLAPGIVMAEQLGHTPWLTAVIGFMGGGIFMRLTDKFLPHLHPGLSIDKKEGVKTSWQRSTLLVLAITLHNIPEGLAVGVAFGAAAANLPSATIGGAIALAIGIGIQNFPEGTAVSVPLRREGMTKGKSFFMGQASGIVEPISGVIGAIFVLKMQNILPYALCFAAGAMIFVVVEELIPESQRNYANIDLVTMATMAGFSVMMILDVALG
- a CDS encoding 4Fe-4S binding protein → MYSRILILRFPETEVQKPLVCSLVKNYDLMFNILNATILPKKEGIMVLELFGSRKNFNEGVKYLKDQGVKVQNASQEIKRDNEKCTHCGACTAVCPTGALSIQRPEMIIVYDQSKCSVCELCVPACPPRAMKMRPVDNNFF
- the mnmA gene encoding tRNA 2-thiouridine(34) synthase MnmA translates to MQKKAAIALSGGVDSLFAAYLLKEQGYDVTGIHFTTGYEYSDNSDTSKNITYHRKIEDLGKQIGIKIEFIDCSKEFKKNVINYFTQTYKAGKTPNPCLVCNPLIKFKTVLKFAQKLGCTSLATGHYAGKILGKDGLFHLLKGKDTRKDQSYFLSFLSQEQLSCALFPLYEFTKKEVIRLSEEKGLHPVVQKESQDICFIKDNDYGSFLVKETGFEPQCGIIVDSSGKTIGSHKGIHLFTIGQRRGINCPAPNPYYVLGIDTDSNRVVVGSKNDLLKTHCKIANINWIAKSFSSSVKVHTRIRYRNKAVPSTLFPEADNCATIEFETSQSAVTPGQGAVFYIGDEVIGGGFIENA
- a CDS encoding FAD-dependent oxidoreductase, whose protein sequence is MSTERFVVIGGNAAGMTAAVKARRLNKNLEIIVFEKSPHISYGTUGIPYFIGRLVDSIEKLKGQTVSEFKKNNDVDVKLFHEVKEIDLKKGKLLVQEKDNLKDRWESFDKLMISTGAVPIKPPVEGIDAKGIFGVNNLESGLALKDYIEKNKPKKAVVIGGGYIGLEMAENLLLLGMKVSLIERASEVMLTLDTDMGALVSDALIEAGVKLYRNESLTAFEINKGYVHSVVTDKRTFEADLVILGMGVKPNTLLVKDTGIKIGITGAIEVDTAMHTTADNVWAGGDCAESFHLISKKPVNIALGTVANRHGRVVGTNVAGGNAAFTGLVGTAVTKIGKVEVARTGLAEKEIQQIGMEYITSVTKSMTRADYYPNAGPISVKILAEKKSGKLLGAQIVGEAGSAKRIDILATALHAGLTVEEISDLDLSYAPPISPLWDPVVIAARIAMKKLSG
- a CDS encoding alpha/beta hydrolase is translated as MKDVSKTVGFEKSNYCKLIARYSASLVGCLIFILLSFGALRAEAQWPHVVSSRDGTSISYEMYGAGEPVLVFVHGWSCDARYWLEQLSYFSKKYRVVVLDLAGHGQSGFTRSQYSMKAFGEDVCAVAETTGSSRIILIGHSMGGPVIAEAARLMPNRVIGLIGIDTFENIEYPMTPKELEQMIAPLEKDFSAGCREFVKNMISPQTDPVLRDWILSDMSAAPPAVALNAMKEMMSQFITGEAAKIFDEIRIPVVTVNADLWPVNYEANRRHMFSFDAIVLKEADHFLMMGRVKDFNNALDKAIDMILQKKVD